In Hippoglossus hippoglossus isolate fHipHip1 chromosome 24, fHipHip1.pri, whole genome shotgun sequence, a single genomic region encodes these proteins:
- the fndc1 gene encoding fibronectin type III domain-containing protein 1 isoform X1: MALGASRTLLTLFVTFCAPGCGWTAEKPLRTHNGKQTSVDKVLRESWEPSIHLDGRPVDRFVISSNKPTRSHRFAKAGKDSRSHLLEDVDPEWVNLDGFAVLGGAPVNNSSAGPLRFPHNPARKQPSVRRATRVNRTAHPSGVSNTRPHRRAPQSSSGPRQPERALPGTPLLQRRYPHHTKPQSDQRNRNAHKLTSESVHVVSLQAQKALGHSASAGRAVATKRTTPEPPEYEARDISVRVMSPQSVLISWVDPAVEMGKVAPGASRSYTVKYREKGESARWEYKDSTQRRMMVETLSADGMYEFSVRISQGENHSKWSVSVFQRTPESAPSGPPENFEVKPLRGKGTAVVATWDPPEEANGRIREYILSYAPAMKPFGMKSVTLRGSTTTATVDGLKPGERYIFKIKATNRRGQGPQSKAFSIAMPGSSSTASSSSKTKETPRTSHTPSEQDTDHDESDLLSTEAPEEPTTTPPPRPAAPINRRQRPLSQSRVYHSIFSSVRGSVRNTGNRGSSKRRPQDREDEEEEEETIPTTPPPVKETTTMETKEPDNDVSHDPEDDVDYDEDPPTTETPNLKVITPSPTKSATARPKTQPRRPIKIRVHDRPVSKGASSSSSSSSSSASSSSDASSSSFPSTSSSSSSTSSSSSSLHNQESAASRKDYVASTYPKSKDTYDKTSMTYNKPSTPVVKEDSSQQSEATALGRGRHSGSSFGFGRRQPGILFRGNSSRMSNGYKPAITSQSNLPSRTLTQATSNTRASVTTPEKTENHETLHTFNPTTSKPTSGRASNSQTTSETNHSDKSQSSSQSRSHGSPQHPSTAATSGSSPSTSHRGSHSSATSHSPHNSQTSHTYSEGNENTDAEVAKDEEPTEEARTDKKPVVSRTRISPSLIEKFPWLASRYPGRFNSGTRVSSSRQDGRTPWTRTSASVGAGRPILRGAPTRVSAASGAAGVSTIQETSEDLKTPLTHDSVKYGVGAGSTKPSLTDKNMATSDTRNPTTSSSSSSASSSSNSRHSLDRDTIDPILSGTSYDNNDKDYVDEGSREVSGRNEEVADPTAAQKSPAITSADPQRNTEDNESVDTTDTSSRTRTGTSVGATSTHRRPGVGMNGRGRYPLLANRQVGGSRHPFRPQPAQNSRLDSSASQSSSSNSPVLTSDREAGTGTAVTNTGGINGGNSQSTLPSSSSSSSSRDSFRGQGGRSRYPIIRGKPINGGAVNGNGKNGRPNLTATNSKDSSSSSHGTSKAVGQRFITGPDGSKWVVDLERGILMNQDGQVLQDSEGKPKRVILGEDGRTIFDHMGSPLLNNEGMALFGHGRDSQPVVNPKEKLLMVGGKPLLGLDLPRFRAPIKPQTTTTTVAPTTTPEPTTPEWTTEEFTTAVIFPTCPPGTFAKTDEYGYSLMDQEGILDCYPEEESSGLEMDYMVTVTMVPDALALKKEEFLEQTTPPPPTTTDPTTTTEISTAEPQTRPSNHGPSSEFDLSGKKRFTAPYVNYIRKDPGSPCSLTEALEFLQVDVLEDLMKKDRVQANQNQPPKNKPQNFTVVAMEGCHSFIILDWARPLKNDMVSGYMVHSASYDDVLNNRWSSRSSSGTHLPVENLKPNSRYYFRVQAKNVFGLGPISETLTYVTESDDPLLIERPPGGEPIWIPYTFKYNSAHSSCKGSQYVKRTWYRKFVGVVLCNSLRYKIFMGDGLREPFYSIGDTFGQGEDHCQFVDSYRDGRTGPAYLSNNLPSAQGFYRAYRQEPVTFGVVGRRTRHPFVGWYECGVPIPGKW; encoded by the exons CAGAGAAGCCCCTGCGGACACACAATGGGAAACAGACCTCTGTGGACAAGGTCCTGAGGGAGAGCTGGGAGCCTTCTATCCATCTGGACGGAAGACCCGTAGACCGCTTCGTGATCAGCTCCAACAAACCCACGAGGTCTCACCGCTTCGCTAAAGCGGGCAAGGACAGTCGCTCTCATCTACTGGAGGATGTAG ACCCTGAATGGGTTAACCTGGATGGCTTTGCCGTGTTGGGCGGTGCACCTGTCAACAACTCATCAGCAG GTCCACTCAGGTTTCCACACAATCCAGCCAGAAAGCAGCCGTCTGTGAGGCGAGCCACCAGGGTGAACAGGACGGCTCATCCATCGGGCGTGTCTAATACCCGGCCACACAGGAGGGCACCTCAGTCCTCCTCGGGTCCCAGGCAGCCTGAGAGAGCTTTGCCAGGAACCccgctgctgcagaggagataTCCACACCACACCAAGCCTCAGTCGGACCAGAGGAACCGTAACGCACACAAACTAA CATCTGAGTCCGTTCATGTGGTGTCACTGCAGGCACAGAAAGCCCTGGGTCATAGCGCATCCGCCGGCAGAGCAGTCGCAACCAAAAGAACCACACCAG AGCCACCAGAGTACGAGGCTCGGGACATAAGTGTCAGGGTCATGTCTCCTCAGTCCGTCCTCATCTCCTGGGTTGACCCTGCAGTGGAGATGGGGAAAGTCGCCCCCGGGGCATCCAG ATCCTACACAGTTAAGTACAGGGAGAAGGGTGAGTCGGCACGCTGGGAGTACAAGGACAGCACCCAGAGGAGAATGATGGTCGAAACCCTGTCCGCTGACGGCATGTACGAGTTCTCCGTCAGAATCTCTCAGGGAGAAAATCATAGCAAGTGGAGCGTCTCAGTCTTTCAGAGGACTCCTGAGTCAG CACCATCTGGACCACCAGAGAACTTTGAAGTCAAGCCACTACGAGGGAAAGGAACAGCTGTCGTAGCAACATGGGATCCACCTGAGGAAGCCAATGGCAGGATAAGAG AGTACATCCTGTCGTATGCTCCTGCTATGAAGCCATTTGGAATGAAGAGTGTGACGTTACGTGGCAGCACCACCACAGCCACCGTCGATGGCCTCAAACCGGGAGAACGGTACATCTTCAAGATTAAGGCCACCAACAGGAGGGGGCAGGGACCACAGAGCAAGGCCTTCAGTATTGCCATGCCAGGAT CCAGCAGCACGGCCTCATCATCCTCTAAAACCAAGGAAACCCCCAGAACAAGCCACACTCCTTCCGAACAGGATACTGACCATGACGAATCTGACCTCTTGTCAACAGAGGCACCAGAGGAGCCAACAACAACCCCCCCGCCACGACCTGCTGCACCTATCAACAGGCGTCAACGCCCGCTCTCCCAGTCACGTGTCTATCACagcatcttctcctctgtgaggGGCTCGGTGAGgaacacaggaaacagaggtTCCTCCAAAAGAAGGCCTCAAGAtagggaggatgaagaggaggaagaagagacaaTACCCACAACACCACCTCCAGTAAAGGAGACAACAACCATGGAGACAAAAGAGCCAGATAACGATGTTTCCCATGACCCTGAGGATGACGTGGACTATGATGAGGATCCGCCCACTACTGAGACCCCCAACCTCAAAGTTATTACACCCTCACCAACTAAATCGGCTACTGCTCGTCCCAAAACACAACCCAGAAGGCCCATAAAGATAAGGGTCCATGACAGACCAGTATCCAAGGgggcctcctcctcatcttcttcttcatcgtcttcagcttcctcctcctctgatgcCTCCTCATCTTCGTTTCCCTCTACTTCCTCTTCATCCAGCTcaacctcatcatcatcttcttccttACATAATCAAGAGTCAGCGGCCAGTAGAAAGGACTATGTAGCTTCTACGTACCCAAAGAGTAAAGACACCTACGATAAGACCAGTATGACATATAACAAACCTTCCACTCCGGTTGTAAAGGAGGATAGTTCACAGCAGTCAGAGGCCACAGCTTTAGGTAGAGGGCGTCACAGTGGGTCTAGTTTTGGTTTCGGACGAAGACAACCTGGAATTTTGTTTAGAGGGAATTCAAGTCGAATGTCCAATGGTTACAAACCTGCCATCACCTCACAGTCAAATTTGCCAAGCAGAACTCTAACCCAAGCAACATCAAACACACGCGCTTCAGTAACAACACCAGAAAAGACTGAAAATCATGAAACATTACATACTTTCAATCCAACAACATCAAAGCCAACTTCAGGAAGGGCGTCCAACAGTCAAACAACATCTGAAACAAATCACTCTGACAAATCGCAGAGCAGCTCACAGTCCAGGTCACATGGCAGCCCACAGCACCCATCCACTGCAGCCACATCAGGCTCTTCTCCGTCAACATCACACAGAGGATCTCACAGCTCTGCAACTTCTCACAGCCCGCACAATTCACAgacttcacacacatacagcgagggaaatgaaaacacagatgcagAAGTAGCCAAAGACGAGGAGCCAACAGAGGAGGCGAGAACTGATAAAAAACCTGTGGTTTCTCGGACCAGAATTAGCCCCTCCTTGATCGAAAAATTCCCTTGGCTAGCAAGTCGTTATCCAGGCAGATTCAATTCAGGAACAAGGGTGTCATCTTCCAGGCAGGACGGTAGGACCCCTTGGACTAGGACTTCAGCCTCTGTAGGGGCTGGCAGACCCATCTTGAGGGGGGCACCCACTCGGGTCTCAGCTGCTTCGGGTGCTGCAGGAGTGTCCACAATTCAAGAGACCAGTGAAGATCTGAAGACTCCTCTCACTCATGACTCAGTTAAATATGGGGTTGGAGCGGGCTCGACTAAGCCGTCTCTGACAGATAAAAATATGGCAACTAGTGACACGAGAAACCCAActacctcttcctcctcttcctcagcatcCTCTTCTTCAAATTCCCGTCATTCTTTAGACAGAGACACAATTGACCCTATCCTTAGTGGAACATCTTATGACAATAATGATAAGGACTATGTGGATGAGGGAAGTAGAGAAGTCAGTGGGAGAAATGAGGAAGTTGCAGACCCCACAGCTGCCCAGAAGAGTCCTGCTATAACATCAGCAGACcctcaaagaaacacagaggacaacGAGAGTGTGGATACAACGGACACTTCTTCCAGGACCAGGACAGGCACGTCTGTAGGAGCCACTTCAACTCACCGTCGTCCTGGTGTAGGAATGAATGGGAGGGGACGCTACCCTCTGTTGGCTAACAGGCAGGTTGGTGGATCTAGACATCCCTTCAGACCACAACCAGCACAGAACTCAAGGCTGGATTCTTCAGCATCACAATCTTCTTCATCAAATTCACCAGTGTTGACCTCAGATCGCGAAGCTGGCACTGGTACTGCTGTGACAAACACAGGGGGAATAAATGGAGGAAACTCCCAGTCCACACTGccgtcttcatcatcttcatcttcctctagGGACAGCTTTAGGGGACAAGGGGGTAGGTCTCGATATCCCATCATCAGAGGGAAACCAATCAATGGAGGAGCTGTCAATGGAAATG GTAAAAATGGTCGACCCAACCTGACAGCAACTAACAGTAaagattcctcctcctcctctcatggAACCAGTAAGGCCGTTGGTCAAAGGTTTATCACTGGACCTGATGGAAGCAAATGG GTGGTAGACTTGGAGAGAGGGATTCTTATGAACCAGGATGGACAAGTTCTCCAGGACTCCGAAGGCAAACCTAAGAGAGTCATTCTTGGCGAGGATGGACGCACAATTTTTG ACCACATGGGCAGTCCCCTGCTAAACAATGAAGGCATGGCTCTGTTCGGCCATGGCAGAGATAGTCAGCCAGTGGTCAACCCCAAAGAGAAGCTCCTCATGGTCGGAGGGAAACCTTTACTTGGCTTGGACCTACCCCGCTTTAGGGCTCCGATCAAACCccaaaccaccaccaccaccgtgGCTCCTACCACCACACCTGAACCCACCACCCCTGAATGGACCACAGAGGAGTTTACCACCGCAGTGATATTCCCAACCTGTCCACCAGGAACCTTCGCTAAGACAGATGAATATGGGTATTCACTGATGGACCAGGAAGGAATATTAGACTGTTATCCAGAAG AGGAATCCTCAGGATTGGAAATGGACTACATGGTTACAGTGACCATGGTGCCTGATGCTTTAGCTCTTAAGAAAG AAGAGTTTTTGGAGCAGACCACCCCGCCGCCGCCCACCACCACCgatcccaccaccaccacagagaTCTCGACTGCCGAGCCGCAAACCAGACCCTCCAACCATGGACCTTCATCTGAGTTTGACCTCAGTGGGAAGAAACGATTCACAG CTCCCTATGTGAACTACATCCGGAAGGACCCAGGGTCCCCCTGCTCCCTGACGGAGGCTCTGGAGTTTCTACAGGTGGATGTCCTGGAAGACCTGATGAAGAAGGACAGGGTCCAAGCCAATCAGAACCAGCCTCCCAAAAACAAGCCCCAGAACTTCACCGTGGTCGCCATGGAGGGCTGCCATTCGTTTATCATCCTGGACTGGGCCCGCCCACTGAAAAATGATATGGTGTCAG GCTACATGGTTCACAGTGCGTCATATGATGATGTGCTCAACAATAGATGGTCTTCTAGATCCTCCAGCGGGACTCACCTGCCTGTGGAGAATCTCAAACCCAACTCAAG GTACTACTTCAGAGTGCAGGCCAAGAATGTGTTTGGTTTGGGACCAATCAGCGAAACACTCACCTATGTCACTGAATCAG ACGATCCTCTTCTCATCGAAAGGCCACCTG GTGGAGAACCAATCTGGATCCCCTACACCTTCAAATACAACTCGGCCCACAGCAGCTGTAAGGGCAGCCAGTACGTCAAGCGGACGTGGTACAGGAAGTTTGTGGGCGTGGTTCTGTGTAACTCACTGCGATACAAGATTTTCATGGGAGACGGTCTTCGAG AGCCTTTCTACAGTATAGGAGATACATTTGGACAGGGAGAGGACCACTGCCAGTTTGTGGACTCCTACAGGGATGGAAGGACAGGCCCGGCCTACCTTTCAAATAATCTGCCCTCAGCACAAG GTTTTTATCGTGCATACCGACAGGAGCCCGTCACATTCGGAGTCGTTGGCAGACGTACACGTCATCCATTCGTGGGTTGGTATGAATGCGGTGTGCCCATCCCTGGGAAGTGGtaa
- the fndc1 gene encoding fibronectin type III domain-containing protein 1 isoform X4 yields MSPQSVLISWVDPAVEMGKVAPGASRSYTVKYREKGESARWEYKDSTQRRMMVETLSADGMYEFSVRISQGENHSKWSVSVFQRTPESAPSGPPENFEVKPLRGKGTAVVATWDPPEEANGRIREYILSYAPAMKPFGMKSVTLRGSTTTATVDGLKPGERYIFKIKATNRRGQGPQSKAFSIAMPGSSSTASSSSKTKETPRTSHTPSEQDTDHDESDLLSTEAPEEPTTTPPPRPAAPINRRQRPLSQSRVYHSIFSSVRGSVRNTGNRGSSKRRPQDREDEEEEEETIPTTPPPVKETTTMETKEPDNDVSHDPEDDVDYDEDPPTTETPNLKVITPSPTKSATARPKTQPRRPIKIRVHDRPVSKGASSSSSSSSSSASSSSDASSSSFPSTSSSSSSTSSSSSSLHNQESAASRKDYVASTYPKSKDTYDKTSMTYNKPSTPVVKEDSSQQSEATALGRGRHSGSSFGFGRRQPGILFRGNSSRMSNGYKPAITSQSNLPSRTLTQATSNTRASVTTPEKTENHETLHTFNPTTSKPTSGRASNSQTTSETNHSDKSQSSSQSRSHGSPQHPSTAATSGSSPSTSHRGSHSSATSHSPHNSQTSHTYSEGNENTDAEVAKDEEPTEEARTDKKPVVSRTRISPSLIEKFPWLASRYPGRFNSGTRVSSSRQDGRTPWTRTSASVGAGRPILRGAPTRVSAASGAAGVSTIQETSEDLKTPLTHDSVKYGVGAGSTKPSLTDKNMATSDTRNPTTSSSSSSASSSSNSRHSLDRDTIDPILSGTSYDNNDKDYVDEGSREVSGRNEEVADPTAAQKSPAITSADPQRNTEDNESVDTTDTSSRTRTGTSVGATSTHRRPGVGMNGRGRYPLLANRQVGGSRHPFRPQPAQNSRLDSSASQSSSSNSPVLTSDREAGTGTAVTNTGGINGGNSQSTLPSSSSSSSSRDSFRGQGGRSRYPIIRGKPINGGAVNGNGKNGRPNLTATNSKDSSSSSHGTSKAVGQRFITGPDGSKWVVDLERGILMNQDGQVLQDSEGKPKRVILGEDGRTIFDHMGSPLLNNEGMALFGHGRDSQPVVNPKEKLLMVGGKPLLGLDLPRFRAPIKPQTTTTTVAPTTTPEPTTPEWTTEEFTTAVIFPTCPPGTFAKTDEYGYSLMDQEGILDCYPEEESSGLEMDYMVTVTMVPDALALKKEEFLEQTTPPPPTTTDPTTTTEISTAEPQTRPSNHGPSSEFDLSGKKRFTAPYVNYIRKDPGSPCSLTEALEFLQVDVLEDLMKKDRVQANQNQPPKNKPQNFTVVAMEGCHSFIILDWARPLKNDMVSGYMVHSASYDDVLNNRWSSRSSSGTHLPVENLKPNSRYYFRVQAKNVFGLGPISETLTYVTESDDPLLIERPPGGEPIWIPYTFKYNSAHSSCKGSQYVKRTWYRKFVGVVLCNSLRYKIFMGDGLREPFYSIGDTFGQGEDHCQFVDSYRDGRTGPAYLSNNLPSAQGFYRAYRQEPVTFGVVGRRTRHPFVGWYECGVPIPGKW; encoded by the exons ATGTCTCCTCAGTCCGTCCTCATCTCCTGGGTTGACCCTGCAGTGGAGATGGGGAAAGTCGCCCCCGGGGCATCCAG ATCCTACACAGTTAAGTACAGGGAGAAGGGTGAGTCGGCACGCTGGGAGTACAAGGACAGCACCCAGAGGAGAATGATGGTCGAAACCCTGTCCGCTGACGGCATGTACGAGTTCTCCGTCAGAATCTCTCAGGGAGAAAATCATAGCAAGTGGAGCGTCTCAGTCTTTCAGAGGACTCCTGAGTCAG CACCATCTGGACCACCAGAGAACTTTGAAGTCAAGCCACTACGAGGGAAAGGAACAGCTGTCGTAGCAACATGGGATCCACCTGAGGAAGCCAATGGCAGGATAAGAG AGTACATCCTGTCGTATGCTCCTGCTATGAAGCCATTTGGAATGAAGAGTGTGACGTTACGTGGCAGCACCACCACAGCCACCGTCGATGGCCTCAAACCGGGAGAACGGTACATCTTCAAGATTAAGGCCACCAACAGGAGGGGGCAGGGACCACAGAGCAAGGCCTTCAGTATTGCCATGCCAGGAT CCAGCAGCACGGCCTCATCATCCTCTAAAACCAAGGAAACCCCCAGAACAAGCCACACTCCTTCCGAACAGGATACTGACCATGACGAATCTGACCTCTTGTCAACAGAGGCACCAGAGGAGCCAACAACAACCCCCCCGCCACGACCTGCTGCACCTATCAACAGGCGTCAACGCCCGCTCTCCCAGTCACGTGTCTATCACagcatcttctcctctgtgaggGGCTCGGTGAGgaacacaggaaacagaggtTCCTCCAAAAGAAGGCCTCAAGAtagggaggatgaagaggaggaagaagagacaaTACCCACAACACCACCTCCAGTAAAGGAGACAACAACCATGGAGACAAAAGAGCCAGATAACGATGTTTCCCATGACCCTGAGGATGACGTGGACTATGATGAGGATCCGCCCACTACTGAGACCCCCAACCTCAAAGTTATTACACCCTCACCAACTAAATCGGCTACTGCTCGTCCCAAAACACAACCCAGAAGGCCCATAAAGATAAGGGTCCATGACAGACCAGTATCCAAGGgggcctcctcctcatcttcttcttcatcgtcttcagcttcctcctcctctgatgcCTCCTCATCTTCGTTTCCCTCTACTTCCTCTTCATCCAGCTcaacctcatcatcatcttcttccttACATAATCAAGAGTCAGCGGCCAGTAGAAAGGACTATGTAGCTTCTACGTACCCAAAGAGTAAAGACACCTACGATAAGACCAGTATGACATATAACAAACCTTCCACTCCGGTTGTAAAGGAGGATAGTTCACAGCAGTCAGAGGCCACAGCTTTAGGTAGAGGGCGTCACAGTGGGTCTAGTTTTGGTTTCGGACGAAGACAACCTGGAATTTTGTTTAGAGGGAATTCAAGTCGAATGTCCAATGGTTACAAACCTGCCATCACCTCACAGTCAAATTTGCCAAGCAGAACTCTAACCCAAGCAACATCAAACACACGCGCTTCAGTAACAACACCAGAAAAGACTGAAAATCATGAAACATTACATACTTTCAATCCAACAACATCAAAGCCAACTTCAGGAAGGGCGTCCAACAGTCAAACAACATCTGAAACAAATCACTCTGACAAATCGCAGAGCAGCTCACAGTCCAGGTCACATGGCAGCCCACAGCACCCATCCACTGCAGCCACATCAGGCTCTTCTCCGTCAACATCACACAGAGGATCTCACAGCTCTGCAACTTCTCACAGCCCGCACAATTCACAgacttcacacacatacagcgagggaaatgaaaacacagatgcagAAGTAGCCAAAGACGAGGAGCCAACAGAGGAGGCGAGAACTGATAAAAAACCTGTGGTTTCTCGGACCAGAATTAGCCCCTCCTTGATCGAAAAATTCCCTTGGCTAGCAAGTCGTTATCCAGGCAGATTCAATTCAGGAACAAGGGTGTCATCTTCCAGGCAGGACGGTAGGACCCCTTGGACTAGGACTTCAGCCTCTGTAGGGGCTGGCAGACCCATCTTGAGGGGGGCACCCACTCGGGTCTCAGCTGCTTCGGGTGCTGCAGGAGTGTCCACAATTCAAGAGACCAGTGAAGATCTGAAGACTCCTCTCACTCATGACTCAGTTAAATATGGGGTTGGAGCGGGCTCGACTAAGCCGTCTCTGACAGATAAAAATATGGCAACTAGTGACACGAGAAACCCAActacctcttcctcctcttcctcagcatcCTCTTCTTCAAATTCCCGTCATTCTTTAGACAGAGACACAATTGACCCTATCCTTAGTGGAACATCTTATGACAATAATGATAAGGACTATGTGGATGAGGGAAGTAGAGAAGTCAGTGGGAGAAATGAGGAAGTTGCAGACCCCACAGCTGCCCAGAAGAGTCCTGCTATAACATCAGCAGACcctcaaagaaacacagaggacaacGAGAGTGTGGATACAACGGACACTTCTTCCAGGACCAGGACAGGCACGTCTGTAGGAGCCACTTCAACTCACCGTCGTCCTGGTGTAGGAATGAATGGGAGGGGACGCTACCCTCTGTTGGCTAACAGGCAGGTTGGTGGATCTAGACATCCCTTCAGACCACAACCAGCACAGAACTCAAGGCTGGATTCTTCAGCATCACAATCTTCTTCATCAAATTCACCAGTGTTGACCTCAGATCGCGAAGCTGGCACTGGTACTGCTGTGACAAACACAGGGGGAATAAATGGAGGAAACTCCCAGTCCACACTGccgtcttcatcatcttcatcttcctctagGGACAGCTTTAGGGGACAAGGGGGTAGGTCTCGATATCCCATCATCAGAGGGAAACCAATCAATGGAGGAGCTGTCAATGGAAATG GTAAAAATGGTCGACCCAACCTGACAGCAACTAACAGTAaagattcctcctcctcctctcatggAACCAGTAAGGCCGTTGGTCAAAGGTTTATCACTGGACCTGATGGAAGCAAATGG GTGGTAGACTTGGAGAGAGGGATTCTTATGAACCAGGATGGACAAGTTCTCCAGGACTCCGAAGGCAAACCTAAGAGAGTCATTCTTGGCGAGGATGGACGCACAATTTTTG ACCACATGGGCAGTCCCCTGCTAAACAATGAAGGCATGGCTCTGTTCGGCCATGGCAGAGATAGTCAGCCAGTGGTCAACCCCAAAGAGAAGCTCCTCATGGTCGGAGGGAAACCTTTACTTGGCTTGGACCTACCCCGCTTTAGGGCTCCGATCAAACCccaaaccaccaccaccaccgtgGCTCCTACCACCACACCTGAACCCACCACCCCTGAATGGACCACAGAGGAGTTTACCACCGCAGTGATATTCCCAACCTGTCCACCAGGAACCTTCGCTAAGACAGATGAATATGGGTATTCACTGATGGACCAGGAAGGAATATTAGACTGTTATCCAGAAG AGGAATCCTCAGGATTGGAAATGGACTACATGGTTACAGTGACCATGGTGCCTGATGCTTTAGCTCTTAAGAAAG AAGAGTTTTTGGAGCAGACCACCCCGCCGCCGCCCACCACCACCgatcccaccaccaccacagagaTCTCGACTGCCGAGCCGCAAACCAGACCCTCCAACCATGGACCTTCATCTGAGTTTGACCTCAGTGGGAAGAAACGATTCACAG CTCCCTATGTGAACTACATCCGGAAGGACCCAGGGTCCCCCTGCTCCCTGACGGAGGCTCTGGAGTTTCTACAGGTGGATGTCCTGGAAGACCTGATGAAGAAGGACAGGGTCCAAGCCAATCAGAACCAGCCTCCCAAAAACAAGCCCCAGAACTTCACCGTGGTCGCCATGGAGGGCTGCCATTCGTTTATCATCCTGGACTGGGCCCGCCCACTGAAAAATGATATGGTGTCAG GCTACATGGTTCACAGTGCGTCATATGATGATGTGCTCAACAATAGATGGTCTTCTAGATCCTCCAGCGGGACTCACCTGCCTGTGGAGAATCTCAAACCCAACTCAAG GTACTACTTCAGAGTGCAGGCCAAGAATGTGTTTGGTTTGGGACCAATCAGCGAAACACTCACCTATGTCACTGAATCAG ACGATCCTCTTCTCATCGAAAGGCCACCTG GTGGAGAACCAATCTGGATCCCCTACACCTTCAAATACAACTCGGCCCACAGCAGCTGTAAGGGCAGCCAGTACGTCAAGCGGACGTGGTACAGGAAGTTTGTGGGCGTGGTTCTGTGTAACTCACTGCGATACAAGATTTTCATGGGAGACGGTCTTCGAG AGCCTTTCTACAGTATAGGAGATACATTTGGACAGGGAGAGGACCACTGCCAGTTTGTGGACTCCTACAGGGATGGAAGGACAGGCCCGGCCTACCTTTCAAATAATCTGCCCTCAGCACAAG GTTTTTATCGTGCATACCGACAGGAGCCCGTCACATTCGGAGTCGTTGGCAGACGTACACGTCATCCATTCGTGGGTTGGTATGAATGCGGTGTGCCCATCCCTGGGAAGTGGtaa